Proteins encoded by one window of Cannabis sativa cultivar Pink pepper isolate KNU-18-1 chromosome 4, ASM2916894v1, whole genome shotgun sequence:
- the LOC115712771 gene encoding probable pectinesterase/pectinesterase inhibitor 51: MTIHKNKPKRTRFFLLLAMSTLFLLSFLSLLLFFTQSASADHHHHHPKPPPQSFKPPSPKSSGVSAAPLIIQQACKATRFQQPCESSLGQPGRVEADSTPVQIIQAAIGVSSENLKKANSMVQSILDSSASNVNRSTAAKNCLEVLRNSDYRISMANDAVPRGKMKDARAWMSAALLFQYDCWSALKYANDTHLVNETMSFLDSLTGLSSNALSMMASYDVFGTDVSKWGPPKTERDGFWASGSSGSEMGSRGGFPSKLTADATVCKDGGDGCYKTVQEAVNAAPNNGVKKFVIHIKAGVYEETVRVPLEKKNVVFLGDGMGKTVITGSLNVGQPGISTYNTATVGVLGDGFMANGLTFQNTAGPEAHQAVAFRSDSDLSVIENCEFLGNQDTLYAHSLRQFYKSCRIQGNVDFIFGNSASFFQDCQILVCPRQIKPEKGENNAVTAHGRTDPAQTTGFVFQNCLINGTEDYMKLYHSKPAVHKNFLGRPWKEYSRTVFVHCNLEALITPQGWMPWSQDFALKTLFYGEFDNSGPGSDLSQRVSWSSRIPAEHVSVYSVQSFIQGDDWIPSNYDGFFPHKINRKTNGGK; encoded by the exons ATGACCATTCACAAAAACAAACCCAAAAGAACTCGCTTCTTCCTCCTTCTCGCCATGTCTACCCTCTTCCTCCTCTCTTTCCTCTCCCTTCTCCTCTTTTTCACCCAATCCGCCTCCGCAGACCACCATCACCATCATCCCAAGCCGCCTCCACAAAGTTTCAAACCCCCTTCACCTAAGTCGTCCGGTGTCTCCGCTGCTCCGCTGATCATCCAGCAGGCATGCAAAGCGACTCGCTTCCAGCAACCTTGCGAGTCCTCACTCGGTCAGCCCGGCCGGGTCGAAGCGGATTCGACTCCGGTACAGATAATTCAAGCGGCGATCGGGGTCTCGTCTGAGAATCTCAAGAAGGCAAACTCCATGGTTCAGTCGATCCTCGACTCCTCCGCCTCGAACGTGAACCGGTCGACTGCCGCGAAGAACTGCCTCGAGGTGTTGCGGAACTCGGACTACCGCATTTCGATGGCCAATGATGCTGTGCCACGTGGAAAGATGAAGGACGCGAGGGCGTGGATGAGCGCGGCGCTCCTGTTCCAATACGACTGCTGGTCTGCCCTCAAGTACGCGAACGACACCCATTTGGTGAACGAGACGATGTCGTTTCTTGATTCGTTGACGGGGCTGTCCAGCAACGCGTTGAGCATGATGGCGTCGTACGACGTGTTCGGAACCGATGTGTCCAAGTGGGGCCCGCCGAAAACGGAGCGAGACGGGTTCTGGGCAAGCGGTTCCAGTGGGTCGGAGATGGGGTCTCGGGGTGGGTTTCCGTCGAAGTTAACAGCGGATGCGACGGTGTGTAAAGACGGTGGAGATGGTTGTTACAAGACAGTGCAGGAGGCCGTTAACGCTGCTCCCAATAACGGCGTTAAAAAGTTCGTGATCCACATAAAGGCTGGTGTTTACGAAGAGACAGTGAGGGTCCCACTTGAGAAGAAGAACGTTGTATTTTTAGGAGACGGAATGGGTAAAACTGTTATTACTGGATCATTAAATGTTGGTCAACCTGGAATTTCCACCTATAACACTGCTACAGTTG GAGTTCTTGGGGATGGATTTATGGCCAATGGTCTGACATTTCAGAACACGGCTGGACCAGAAGCACACCAAGCTGTAGCATTCAGATCAGATAGTGATCTCTCAGTGATTGAAAATTGTGAATTCTTAGGCAATCAGGACACTCTCTACGCACATTCACTTCGCCAATTCTACAAATCATGTCGTATCCAAGGCAATGTAGACTTCATATTCGGAAACTCTGCTTCATTTTTCCAGGATTGCCAAATCTTAGTCTGCCCTCGTCAAATAAAGCCAGAAAAAGGCGAGAACAATGCAGTCACAGCCCATGGCAGGACTGACCCTGCGCAAACAACTGGTTTTGTTttccaaaattgcttaattaatGGTACTGAGGATTACATGAAGCTGTATCACAGCAAGCCTGCAGTGCACAAAAACTTCTTGGGACGGCCTTGGAAGGAGTATTCTAGAACTGTTTTTGTACATTGTAACTTAGAAGCTCTAATCACACCTCAAGGATGGATGCCATGGAGTCAGGATTTTGCCTTGAAAACTCTGTTTTATGGTGAATTCGACAACTCTGGACCAGGGTCGGATTTATCTCAGAGAGTCTCCTGGAGTAGCCGAATTCCAGCTGAGCATGTTAGTGTATACTCAGTTCAAAGCTTCATTCAAGGAGATGACTGGATTCCTTCAAATTATGATGGCTTTTTTCCTCATAAAATTAACAGAAAGACCAATGGAGGTAAATAG